DNA from Sorex araneus isolate mSorAra2 chromosome 6, mSorAra2.pri, whole genome shotgun sequence:
CGGGGGAGAAAAGAGAGGCCGGAGGGTCTCCAGAGGGGGCAGGACCCTCGAGAGAAGGAGGCGCTGCCCAGCGGGGAGCAGCAGTGGGAGAGGAGCTGTGGGTGTCCGCTGGGGACACTCGGGAGGGACACAGGGGCCTGGGGCTTCTAGAGGCGGAGGAAGCCgacagggggcgctgtgggagTGCCCGGAAGGCTCTGTCGGGGCTGGCCAAACCGGAGCCGGGGAGCAAGGGGGATGCTGAGGCACCGGAAACAATCCTATCCCGGTGCTCAGCTCCCTGCAGCCCCAGCGGGCGCTCAGGCTCATCTGCTGCACCAGGGCCGGGACTGTTTGTTCCTCTAGACATGAAGCTTTCACTGCAGTTATCCCCCGGGTGTCACCAGAAGGGGATTCTGGAGTAGGAAGTGGATCCTGGCGGGAGTGGAGACCAGTAATGGttcaggagggacagaggatgtTCCCTGGGGTGGACACACTCAGCAGAGCACCTGTCACCATAAGGGTGCCCCCTGTCCTCTCAGTAGAAAGGGGGGCCTTGAACACACGACGTCAGCAGTGTCTGCAGAAGCTGTTTGTCCCGGCTGCCCAGCAACGCTCTTCATAAATTCCAGTGCCCCCTAAATCGCTCAGTGAAGGGCCCGGTGATGCCCGACTCGAGGGGTGCACTCAGGATatcagggacagagaaatagcatCCAAACAGGAAACAAAGAGTATTGCAAAGGCAAACACGATGTCTGTGGCCTTGGAAGTTTGAGTCAGGGGAGAGAAGAATCCAGCCACCCTCCGTGGGAAGAGGAAGTGGTTCAGGGGTGAAGGCAGCTCCTTTGCAAGGGTGAGGCCGGATGTGCTCCAGGGCCACAACTAAAGTGTTGACATCGTGTGTTTGTGgttgtgtgtgttctgtgtgcacatgcatgtgctcaTAGCAGTTCCTCAGACGCGCTTAAAGAGGATGTCAACTCACAGTTCAACCAAGTTTCCCAGAGACAAAACCCAGTCGGGGGACAGCACTACACTGTCGCCTCGGCACCCAGATGCCTAGAACAGTCTCAGTGACTGCCTGGGCTCCATCCTTGGCTCCTCATTCCCAAAGGTGTGGGTTCCCCTCACCCCCGAACCTTCTCTCCATGATCTTCTCCTCCTTACACTAGAGCTCTGTGCCCATCTAGGAGGGGGGTATCTAGTCGGGGTCTTTGATCAGGATCGGAagaccagcagggaggaccaACGGGAAGCAGAGGACCTGTCCTCTCAGACAGGATCCACCTCCAAGGGCCCCCTCAGCCTCTCAGCCCCTGGAGATGGCCACTGGGAGTCGGACCTTGTCAGGGACTTACAAGTTGGTTTCGGTCAACACTGTCAGCTTTTCCCGAAGAGACAAGGAGGCTGATCTGACCCTGGGGGACAATAGCGCCCAGAGGACTGAGACACTGACCAGCAGACACTGAGCCTGAGGGCAAGGCAAGGGGATGCCCGAGCTGTGGGCAGTgcctgtggcccaaaccacctccTCTGCACTCCCTTCAGCTCCTCTATTTTTTCTCTCCTGTCCACACCTAGtattgctctgcctgcccctgaggtgcccgggctgcagcccagggtctccctcatgccaggcatgtgctctgccccttgAACCACATCCCAGCTCCTCCTCTGCCCAATTCCCACAGCCCATGATTCCTGGGCTCTAGGATCCTTGTCAAGGGTCAGGCTTACTCCAAGAACAAAACACACcttcactgcatggtctcctatCCCTGACCCCTCCAGGGCAATCAGACTTGTGTGGCTGGTGCCCTGGGGTCACATCCCACCCTCCATGCAGGCAGTAGGCTGAGTAAACATATAGCTGAGCACTGTGGACCTTGgttttttcatctgtgaaatgggtgatAGAACCTGCTTCTTGCCAGTGATGGGTAGAGCTCATCTTCATCTACAGAGTCCAAGCTGGTGTCCCTTCACCTTCCACCCTGACACTGACTTCGGAAGGGGCACACTGGCTCTCTGTTTGTCCAGTCAATCACCCTCTGTAAGCACAGTCAGtggggacagtgctggggatggggacacacctggtgagaGCGGGCAATTCTGTAGCGCATATATGTGGCGAAGTGCTCGCGGTTCTCAAGCATGAGGTTGTAGTTCCACTCCTGCCCCACACTTGTCAAGGCTCTTTGGACGATCTCCGCAGCAGGCCGTGCCCCCATCTCTTCATCGTATTTGTTATTGACCTTGTACCGGCGTCCCGCAGTCACCTCAGACAGCAGGTCCTTCTTCACCATAGCTCGGGAACTCAAGCCCAACACAGACCCGGATAAATTCACTCCTGAACGCCCACCACCTCCTGTGGGGTCACAAGAGAGGACTCAGTGGTCAACCCTGCACAACCCCAGGGGACCCTCCTTCCTCAAATAAGTCACCCCATGGCCCCCGTCCCCAGGGAGGGGATGAACCCAGAAGGGTTGACATCCCCCGGCTCCGACCCACAAGGGGGACCACTGGGCCTGAGCCTCTGGTAAAGCTCTGGAGTCCCCGGACTCTCTTCCCCTCATTAAAGAAAGGGGACAGAGGGACGCTGGGAGGAACCCTGTCTCCCACACGGCCATgccctcctccctgacccaggtcCTTGCTCACTGCTGGTTCTGAAGCAGAGACCGGGCGTTCTTTAATGCCCCAACAGGATGTTGCTGGAACTGCACATTAAAGTGGGTGACAGGGACACAGCCACCTCAGCCCGTCCTCTACAGAGACCCCGTCCT
Protein-coding regions in this window:
- the LOC129405831 gene encoding phospholipase A and acyltransferase 3-like — its product is MGASSSSNREDPEPQPGDLIEIFCGVYEHWAVYVGDGYVVHVTDVGGGGRSGVNLSGSVLGLSSRAMVKKDLLSEVTAGRRYKVNNKYDEEMGARPAAEIVQRALTSVGQEWNYNLMLENREHFATYMRYRIARSHQVCPHPQHCPH